In one Methanosarcinales archaeon genomic region, the following are encoded:
- a CDS encoding DNA-directed RNA polymerase subunit B'', with the protein MLDLGVLSRAYFTKNNIVRHHLDSFNDFLDYGMQKVIDEQGIIETDIEDTYVRLGKIRIGKPMVKEADGAQDLLYPNDARLRNITYSAPIYLEMIIVQGEEEKVPVEAVVGQLPIMLMSKACNLADMTPDEMIRFGEDPLDPGGYFIVNGTERVIMTLEDLAPNKILVDNEERYGDKIEVAKVFSERRGYRALVVVERGRKSLLEVSFPSISGRLSFITMIRALGIETDEDIVNTVSDDPEIIKFMLENLEEAEVHTIEEAVEKVGNRVAAGQTGEYQVKRANYVIDRYLLPHIGNDPAHKIVKAQYLGRMAEACFELALGRRQPDDKDHYSNKRLKLSGDLTEDLFRVSFNRLTRDIKYQLERANMRNRDLNVVTVVRADVLTERLGHPLATGNWVGGRAGVSQLLDRIDYMATLSHLRRVISPLSRAQPHFEARDLHPTQWGRICPSETPEGPNCGLVKNFAQMVEISTEIFENKKLKQTLINLDVVAFAPHVLGLEEGRGTYATELEAIEENIEYNDGSESFE; encoded by the coding sequence GTATTATCTCGAGCTTACTTTACCAAGAACAATATAGTTAGACATCATTTGGACTCTTTCAATGATTTTTTGGATTATGGAATGCAAAAAGTCATTGATGAACAGGGCATCATCGAAACAGATATTGAAGATACTTATGTAAGATTAGGAAAAATCCGCATAGGAAAACCTATGGTGAAAGAAGCCGATGGTGCCCAGGACCTATTATATCCTAACGATGCCAGACTCAGGAATATTACATATTCCGCTCCAATTTATCTTGAAATGATCATCGTACAGGGAGAAGAAGAAAAAGTACCTGTTGAAGCTGTTGTTGGCCAGCTCCCAATAATGCTGATGAGCAAGGCCTGTAACCTGGCCGATATGACACCCGATGAAATGATCCGGTTTGGAGAAGATCCTCTGGATCCTGGTGGATATTTTATTGTAAACGGGACTGAAAGGGTTATAATGACATTAGAAGATCTAGCTCCAAATAAGATCCTGGTTGATAACGAGGAACGATATGGAGATAAGATCGAGGTTGCCAAAGTATTCAGTGAACGCCGAGGATATAGGGCACTAGTAGTGGTCGAACGCGGCCGAAAATCACTCCTCGAAGTTAGTTTCCCTTCCATATCAGGACGTTTGAGTTTTATCACTATGATACGAGCGCTGGGTATAGAGACTGATGAGGATATTGTAAATACAGTATCTGATGATCCTGAAATTATCAAGTTCATGCTTGAGAACCTGGAAGAAGCAGAGGTCCATACCATAGAAGAAGCAGTTGAAAAGGTAGGTAACAGGGTAGCAGCAGGCCAGACCGGGGAATACCAGGTGAAACGGGCCAATTATGTAATAGACAGGTATTTACTACCCCATATTGGCAACGACCCTGCGCACAAGATCGTCAAAGCCCAGTATCTTGGCAGAATGGCCGAAGCTTGTTTTGAGCTGGCTCTTGGAAGAAGACAACCCGATGATAAGGATCATTATTCCAACAAACGTCTCAAACTCAGCGGGGATCTGACAGAAGATTTATTCAGAGTATCATTTAACAGGCTGACCAGGGACATAAAATACCAGCTAGAGCGGGCCAATATGCGTAATCGCGACCTCAATGTAGTAACTGTGGTCAGGGCCGATGTACTTACCGAAAGACTTGGACACCCCCTAGCAACAGGGAACTGGGTAGGCGGCAGGGCAGGTGTATCGCAATTGCTGGACCGCATTGATTATATGGCAACACTATCACATTTGCGCCGTGTGATATCACCCTTATCCAGAGCACAGCCTCATTTCGAAGCAAGGGATTTACATCCTACTCAATGGGGACGTATCTGTCCATCCGAAACACCAGAGGGACCCAACTGCGGGTTGGTAAAGAACTTTGCACAGATGGTAGAGATCTCCACAGAAATATTTGAAAACAAGAAACTGAAACAAACCCTCATTAATCTCGACGTTGTAGCATTTGCACCACATGTGCTGGGTCTTGAAGAAGGGCGCGGCACTTATGCCACAGAACTGGAAGCCATAGAAGAAAATATTGAATATAATGACGGGAGTGAATCCTTTGAATAG